Part of the Zingiber officinale cultivar Zhangliang chromosome 8A, Zo_v1.1, whole genome shotgun sequence genome, GTATTGAATGGTCTTTACTCGGCGTTCAATGTAGGTAAGGGATGATGCTCTTATATAAAGGGAGACCATGACCTTGAGCAGCACACACACGGAAAGAgctgaagctctccacctacatTCCCCCTCATCTCTCATTCGGTTGAGTATTCATGATAGTAGTTGAATACCTCTCAGTTCATCGTGACCGTCAGTATTTGGTGTGTATCACAGTTAACCGCTGTATCCTATGAAACAGATGATCCAAGAAAACCTCGAAGCATAGCCGAAGGTGGGACGAATCTATCTCAAGGAAACTGTGTCCATCATAGGCCTTGGTCCACCTTGCCCGCTCGGTCGCTTCGCCCGCTCGGCACGACTAGTGGCTCTGCTGCACTACCCGGTCGGCCAATTTGCCTGATTGGTCACTCGATCTGATCTGTGACTTGGCCACCCTACTCACTCGGCTGCCTGCACCACTCGGCCTGAATAGTCACTCTTCTGTACTGTCTGCTCAAAAGCTATACCTATCTCAGTAGATAAACTAAATTTAATTAGGTAtcatttaaattgaattaattctcTAAAATATCTGGCCGATTGTCCAAGAATATTATCATGCACAACATTAGCAATGTGAATCACAAATCATGTCCCAAGATTTTTATATTCCCGCGTCCCCTCGCCGATAGAACAAGTTAGATCATATCTCAATGATGTTATACTCGTCCGATTGATAAATGCTCACGGGGACATGAGAATCTTAAGATAGAAAATCTGATGTCTGTGAATCGTGGTTAATTCGATTCCAAAGTTAAGGTCTTTTTGGTTTCAGGCTCTTGTTgtacaaaatttaatattaatgtGATTTTTGTTTTCAGTGAtcgtttatttgaatttatagtAAAGTAACAAAAATGGATAAAGCTGTATTATTATTGTGGGCGGTGTCATGAAAGaaataaatgttttttaaaaactattaaaagAATTTTGTAAATTTATAAAAACCTATTATATTcagtttatattttttaaaaaatataaaaatgaaaatttgtaaaataaatatttacattaaaatttattgaacGGTAATTAACTatgaaacattttttttttatttttaattcttatcTTCTGAAATCTAAAAACTGAAACAATTTCAAGGTTCTTTCAAATTCTTCATCAAACAACAAACAGGCTAGAGTTTAATTTGCGCCGCTCATAATGGATATGTTCCGATCTCCATCCCACTCATTCAAGTTTATTGCATCTCAAGCCATGACGCTATTACACAGATCATTTGACTACATTTATGCTACCTTACCTTATCCCTACTCTTCAAAAAAGTTTAACAATTTATATGTCCAATGGAAGGATTGGCGATCCAACCACATGTTGATTCGTCACAGGCTAATCCCAAGATTCCACAGGATGTTATAATTTAAGCAGTAATTACAGCATACTAAACCCTTTTTTTTCCCAGTAGCCATTGGCGCATGCATATACATAATATTCTATTTCACctgctttttctttttttctgggCATAAGCTGTACATTACATGTTGATTTCCCCAATTACTCAATGGCTGTAGTTGCGCACAACCAACACCACTGCTGCATTCACGGATGAGAGTTGTTTGCTGTCTTTTAAAGCTCGGCAGTCAAAAGGCAACTTGATTGCCAGTAAGGCATTTTTCCATCCTGGATGATACTTCTGTTCCTGAATAAAGTCCCAGCCGCATAAACTTTTGAAATTAGAACTAAGAACAGTGCAGCGCCCAGAGGGATGTGTGCAAACGACCATCCAATCTGAAAAGGCAAAAACATAGACAACTACAATCCTAAGTCAAATGAAGGATGACTGAATTGATTCACATGGGGAACTTCATTGATTTCTGAAGGAGCGTTAAGGCTCAATGCTGGTGTTGCATCTTCCGGTAGTCTAGACTTGTTTTTTAAGAGCTCAGTAGCTTGTGCCTCAATAGCATCAAGATCAATACTCTGATAGAACTCATCATCACAGAAAAGGTCACTGCCAACTTGGTTATGTGTAAAGTCCACGGCAGAGAGCTCTAAATGTGAAATATCTTGTTGGAAGTTTTCTGTTGGTATTGAATAAGCGTTCTGGAAAGTTAATTTCTTTTTTCTGTCTTCCAGTCTGCTTGAGGTCTCTCTCAGCATGCAACTCTGTTCACTGCGACTTGTTACCAGATTACCCTGCTTAGAACCTGCATGGCAGGTTGCAGAATGTACACCGCCAGAAACATTTAAAGATTGTAGGCCATTTTGAGGAGTCTGAAGGGACATATAAATTCCCTCCGAAGAATAGCTTCGACTTTTACTAGCTATAGAGGAAACTGAGTCAACCAAACATTTAGGTACAATCTCCATGGGTGATTGGGTCAGAAGAGAACGCCTGCAAACAAGATACTTGTGTTAGAAACCATACAAGAATAAAAGGTAGTAAAAATTACTATTGATAAAACCAAAATATCCCTATGATTGTTACAATTAGAAAGAAGGTCATGGGATATTTTGCTAACATGACACTAGCACAAGGACATCTACTGAAATTTAGAAGAACTGGTATTGCATAAAAGTTCAAAGTAGAGAGTATCTATGCAGCCAACCTCAAGTAGTTTGACTAAACGGATTTGTTGATGTTGAAATTATTAGTAAAGGAACACTGATGTGAGTCTCATATGAAAGCCATATAACCAAGTATAATATATTTATGAGGCATTTAGTACCCACATTTAGCCTATTTACaaactaaatatataaataatctcCAACCTTATATTGTGAGGTTGGAATAACAATGCAAAGTAACCCAAAACCACTAGTATCTGTCCCAGTTTATAGAAAAGGAAATGCATATTGTAAAGTTGCCATAACTTCAAGAAAGTCATGAGGAAAACAACTGGTGAAAGCCCAGGTCCCATCCAGAGCCAAGGTTTCCTAACAATCACTCTGTAGGTAGAGCACATAATTTTTGGTTTAATTTCACCAACTATATCACTTAAAAATCCAGACTAGAACCTTAATCTTACAAATTCAGCACGAAATGGTTAATTAGTTGGCCAAACATATAACTATAATGATCTTCTCACTAAAACTAATGTGAAAAATGTTAACAGGAAGGAGAAGGAGCTTTGTATTAAATAGGGAAAAGGATATTTTTATTTACCTATAAAAGGTGACCATGTCACCTCCATTTTCTGCCTGAGTGTTCTCTTCAGTGGGATTTATCCTGTCATCTATGAAGCTGTCTTCATATTTTTCATTTTGTTCATCATCTACCTCATCTTCAGAAACTTGTGCATCCTCAGATACGCTGGGTCCACGAATTGAAAAGACAGTTCATTGTTACAGACCAATTATAGCGCAATAAAAAAATCTGTTACAGTGCACTAGCAGTATAGAAAAAAACAGTTATTAATTTGTAAAACGGAGCACATAAAGAGCATCAAAAATCTTACTCAGCTTCCTCTTCAATGAAGTTGCCAGGGCATCTTTTTGACTTATTTTTTCTACCTACATGCAAAATAACgagaaaataatgaaaattaaattcaaattcaatacTTGTATGTTTATGCCTTCCGTGTATGTCAAattggaaaaaagagaaaaaataaatgaCGACAACAGGTGAAAGATGGAAATAATGCTTGTATACTGATAGGCCATATTACCTTTGTGACAGTTGACCAACTTTGATTTAGTCAATGTAGTAAGTCCAGTGTCCTTTGGAACAGAACAATTGTATTTGTCAGCCAAATTTTGGCAAGATAACTTCTTGATTTTGTCACCATACTTGCGCAACCTTCTATACTTAGGTGCTTGAGTAACTGAGTTTGCCCCAGAGCTCATTTGTCGATCATCTGTAGAGCTGTTAGTTAATTGATTAGCCATAGGACTTTGCTCTGCTGTCAAAGGGGAAGCTGATGCTTTCCTTTTGCTGTTAATATCAGTTTCTTTGATATTGTGTGATTCTGTTTTACCTATAGGATTGGCGACATTAGTAGAATTAGAAGTGAATTCATGTGGGTCTCGTTGAAATGCATTGTGAGACATTGTTGAAGATGATTCCATGTGATCCCAGACTTTCTGCTGAAGCATGTCAACTAGCTCATCTTCTGGTATCTTGCTAGCATGAAAAGAATTATCTGCTTTACGTTTAGCAATAGGTGACTCGGGAACAATGCCTTCCTCAATAAAATGAGTAAGTCTAGGGCTAAGCTCCATAGGACTTGGGTTTTTGCTAGACTCGCCCACCATTAAAGAGATACATTCTTTAACACTGTCACCGGGTGTCTCAGCAACACCTCCTTCTGTAAGTTTAGCACATTGTGCATGAACTGGTGTCTGAAATACTAATTCCATTTGCTCATATTCTTCTTGTAAACCGTCATTAGGTGAACAAGGTCCTGGATTAATTTGATCAGATGAGCACTTAGTGGCATCTGCTAGttctaaaacattttttaaacataaagaaTCATGTAGCATTGTTGCTGTAGCTTCATTCTTTTTTGTGATAATCTCAGATGCATCATCAATATTATCTGAAACTAAGTCTTTCTTGCTTCCGCTTTCAAGAATATCTGAAATTACAGAGTGAACAAGCGGAAGGGAAGGCACATAGGGTACAGAAACGCCACCTAAAGCATTTACTGATATGAAATTTCCCCCAAAAAGGTAATTATGAGGTCTACAGATGGTGACACCATGCAAGTCTTTTCGTCGAGGAGTTTCACAACTTGGTGGTTCTACATCACAAATCCCACCATGGAGCAATTTTTTTGAGATGCCAATATTATCATCACTACAATCTTTAGTGGAATCTGCAAATGGAGCGAATCATCCTAGTATTTTTACAACACAATACAATTATCTATCAAAGAACCAAATCTTGTAGAAAAAATCTAACTTTTTTATGCCATGCTATGAGTAAGTTTCAAGTTATAAATATTAAAGAATCCAGATTAAAATAGTCACTGAAACGATACTAAACCATTAGCATAGACCATTGTGATAGTGCGGCTACATTAGTTTGGCTAAAGTAGCAGTTTAATCATAGACAAATCCTTGCAGAGCACAACCACACATCAATTGCTTCTTTACCTACAGCAAAACAATAGTTCCCCACTGATAAATCAATGGCATTGAATGCCACGAGGCCCACAACCACAAGTACTCTACAATATTTACTCACATTCTAAAACATATATAAGTGCAACAAAGCATCAATCAACTTCTCTTATATCCTCAGGTAAAACCAATATGAATATTATGTCAGAATGCAAATAAGCAGTAGTTTAATCTTTAGAGGATACCTTGCATAGCTTTCGGTTTAGTGAGTATACCAGGATCAGAATGATTTTTTATTGAGTCCTGaatatagataaaaaaa contains:
- the LOC122009705 gene encoding DEAD-box ATP-dependent RNA helicase FANCM-like translates to MYNYFRWFPEGKIVFTAPSRPLVMQQIEACHNIVGIPQEWTIDMTGQVNPAKRANLWKIKRVFFVTPQVLEKDIQSGKCLVKQLVCLVIDEAHRALGNYSYCVAVRELMTVPVQLRILALTATPGSKQPTIQNVIDNLHISAMEYRKESDHDVSPYVHNRKLELIKVPMSEDASAINNLLLKVIHPYFAWLSTIGVMMLSVDVSKLSPCVLLNLRDKFRQAPPTSLPPSRYGEVEGCFGVMITLCYILKLLSSHGIKPAYDMLEEKLKQVSFGRMMSRNENISKVMHLMQRSLSHGAPNPKLMKMTEILMDHFKKNDPKNSRVIIFSNFRGSVKDIMNCLSNLGDLVRATEFVGQNSDKTLKGQSQKIQQAVLQKFRSGGYNAIVATSIGEEGLDIMEVDLVICFDANISPLRMIQRMGRTGRKHDGRVVVLACEGPELKGYLSKQSSGIAVRKHMHNCGINSFNFHSSPRMVPHIYKPEVEFVELTIQQFIPRGKTFKEDASNSSPLLDSISKEENSLIARYFGSSGINTWKPSLIAFPGFQCFPSRIHTVRHSFKTTAMLIDTMQNLGELSFTKSKKDLVIEDSIKNHSDPGILTKPKAMQDSTKDCSDDNIGISKKLLHGGICDVEPPSCETPRRKDLHGVTICRPHNYLFGGNFISVNALGGVSVPYVPSLPLVHSVISDILESGSKKDLVSDNIDDASEIITKKNEATATMLHDSLCLKNVLELADATKCSSDQINPGPCSPNDGLQEEYEQMELVFQTPVHAQCAKLTEGGVAETPGDSVKECISLMVGESSKNPSPMELSPRLTHFIEEGIVPESPIAKRKADNSFHASKIPEDELVDMLQQKVWDHMESSSTMSHNAFQRDPHEFTSNSTNVANPIGKTESHNIKETDINSKRKASASPLTAEQSPMANQLTNSSTDDRQMSSGANSVTQAPKYRRLRKYGDKIKKLSCQNLADKYNCSVPKDTGLTTLTKSKLVNCHKGRKNKSKRCPGNFIEEEADVSEDAQVSEDEVDDEQNEKYEDSFIDDRINPTEENTQAENGGDMVTFYRRSLLTQSPMEIVPKCLVDSVSSIASKSRSYSSEGIYMSLQTPQNGLQSLNVSGGVHSATCHAGSKQGNLVTSRSEQSCMLRETSSRLEDRKKKLTFQNAYSIPTENFQQDISHLELSAVDFTHNQVGSDLFCDDEFYQSIDLDAIEAQATELLKNKSRLPEDATPALSLNAPSEINEVPHVNQFSHPSFDLGL